GTTAAGCTCATAAAGAGAGAATTTAGCGATATAAATTTAGGTGTAGTCGTGCTAGCGCTCATTAGTTTTATCGTATTTTTAGTGCATTGATAAGGATTAAAGATGATATTTTATAGCTACGATGAATTTGCCGTTGATGCTAAAAAGATGGCAAAACAGATAAAAGATGAGTTTGATCCAGAGGTAATACTAGCTGTGGCAAGAGGCGGTCTAACGCTTGGTCACTCGCTAGCTGTTGCGCTTGAAAATAGAAATTTATTTACTTTAAATTCTATCCACTACGAGGATACAAACAAGCTTGATACGATACAAATTTTTAATGTGCCAGATCTTAGCAGATACACTAAAATTTTGCTTGTTGATGACATCATCGATAGCGGCGAGAGCATGGTTGAGATAAAAAGAGAGCTGCTTAAACGCTATCCAAATTTAGATATAAAGATAGCTACTGTATTTTATAAAGAGAAGGCTCTGCTTTTGCCTGAATTTAAAGTAAAAGAGGCTCATGACTGGGTTGAGTTTTTCTGGGATATACATATTTAAGGGCGCGATTTGTTAGAAAGAGTTAGAGAATTTGCTAGCAGGCACATTGCTTTTAGCGTATTTTTGATATGTTTGATTGATTTTGTATTTCTACTTTATGCGGCAAATTCTCTTAGTATAAGCTACAATGAGGCTGAAATTTTCTTTCAAAAGCACAGCCTTCTTGGCTACATCTTAAAACTAAGCGCCCATTTTTTTGGTCAAAATGACCTTGCTGTGCGAGGCGTGATGATCTTTTTTCACATCGCAAGCGTGGTTTTGATGTATAAGGTGAGCAAATTTTACATCAAGCTTGAGTTTGACAGGATCGTAGCGGTCCTACTTTTTGTGCTACTTCCTGGCACGCTAGCTTCAGCCCTTATCATAAATAACGCCGGAATTTGCATCACTCTAGCGCTTTTGTGCATATATCTTTTCCATATTAAAAAGAAAATTTTATTTAGTCTCTTTTTCTGCCTAGCCTTTTTCATAGATGGCGATTTTTTGATATTTTATGCAGGTTTTTTTATATTTGCACTTTATAAAAGAAAGCCGCCACTTGCATGGCTCAGCGCCATTTTATTTTTGCTGACACTTTACTTTTTTGGCTTTGAAACAAATGGCAGACCAAGTGGGCATTTTATCGATACTTTTGGCATATTTGCTGCTGTATTTTCGCCATTTGTCTTTATCTTTTTTGTATATACGATTTATAGAATTTGGGTTAAGGAAAAGAAGGATCTTTTGTGGTTTATCGCTATTTGCTCATTTTGCTTTTGTATGATAGTCTCTGTGCGCCAAAGGCTGGAGCTTGAGCAGTTTTTGCCATTTTGCGTGATCGCAACGCCACTTATGGTAAGAGTTTTTTTCAACTCTTATCGCGTGAGACTGCCAAAATTTAGAAAAGGACACAAAATTTGCACTGGCTTAGTGATGCTTTTTTTGGTATTTAACTGGTCAGCGATCATCTTTAATCAAATTTTTTACCTCTTTTTAAACGATCCTACAAAACATCTCACTTATAAATTTGATGTAGCAAAAGAGCTTGCAGATAAGCTAAAAGAGGCTGGAGTGCAAGATATAGCGACCGAAGATACAAGGCTTGCACTAAGGCTTAAATTTTATGGGATAAAAACAAAAAGCTACTCTAAAAATTTATTATCAAGTGCCGATTTAGATGAGAAGTCAAAATTTAGTATAGAAAAAATGGGAAAAGTAGTTGCAAATTTCAATATCAAGGAACGATAATCTATGAAAAAAAGAGCTTTTACGATGATAGAGCTTGTTTTTGTTATTGTTGTTGTTGGAATTTTAGCTGCCATTATGATCCCAAAACTAAATAGAAATGCCTCAAGAGAAGCCGCAAATCAGATCCTAACTCATATAAGATATACTCAACACCTTGCTATGCAGGATGATAAGTATTCTATCACTGAAAAAGGATGGGCAAAACAGCGCTGGACGATAGCTTTTGCTAAAGATAAAGTAGATAGTTGTTCGGTTGATAAAAATAATGAGCTAACTTGGAAATATAGTGTTTATTATGATAAAAGTATGACCGGAAATCCAAATTCGCAAGATGAGTTTGCAAGTGATATTTATAAGACTGGAAAGTTACTAACAGCTGGCTGGAGTGGTATGTCAGGTGG
This genomic stretch from Campylobacter concisus harbors:
- a CDS encoding phosphoribosyltransferase, producing the protein MIFYSYDEFAVDAKKMAKQIKDEFDPEVILAVARGGLTLGHSLAVALENRNLFTLNSIHYEDTNKLDTIQIFNVPDLSRYTKILLVDDIIDSGESMVEIKRELLKRYPNLDIKIATVFYKEKALLLPEFKVKEAHDWVEFFWDIHI
- a CDS encoding ArnT family glycosyltransferase, giving the protein MLERVREFASRHIAFSVFLICLIDFVFLLYAANSLSISYNEAEIFFQKHSLLGYILKLSAHFFGQNDLAVRGVMIFFHIASVVLMYKVSKFYIKLEFDRIVAVLLFVLLPGTLASALIINNAGICITLALLCIYLFHIKKKILFSLFFCLAFFIDGDFLIFYAGFFIFALYKRKPPLAWLSAILFLLTLYFFGFETNGRPSGHFIDTFGIFAAVFSPFVFIFFVYTIYRIWVKEKKDLLWFIAICSFCFCMIVSVRQRLELEQFLPFCVIATPLMVRVFFNSYRVRLPKFRKGHKICTGLVMLFLVFNWSAIIFNQIFYLFLNDPTKHLTYKFDVAKELADKLKEAGVQDIATEDTRLALRLKFYGIKTKSYSKNLLSSADLDEKSKFSIEKMGKVVANFNIKER
- a CDS encoding type II secretion system protein yields the protein MKKRAFTMIELVFVIVVVGILAAIMIPKLNRNASREAANQILTHIRYTQHLAMQDDKYSITEKGWAKQRWTIAFAKDKVDSCSVDKNNELTWKYSVYYDKSMTGNPNSQDEFASDIYKTGKLLTAGWSGMSGGDCKKINKELNIEKRFGIIDVTLSGGCVKGKANKKVAFDEMGRPMWTISTVGGGLKRPYDRLVKKDCSITITDKRGNQTTITIEKESGFASIKENS